From Quercus robur chromosome 8, dhQueRobu3.1, whole genome shotgun sequence:
TCCATAAACCCAGCTATAGACTCGCAAGAGCTATTGTCGCACAGTATAAGCCACGTTTGCAAACGCGGCTATAAGAAACATAGCTATAgactatagctgcgtttttaggGTTTATAGCCGTGTTTTATAAACGCAGCTATAAGCCTCGTTTTTTGTACATTGCTATGATGATTTTCATGTGTGGagcattttaaatataaaataaaaaaagtttttaaaaaaacttctAAATGTCATTGTTTCTATTAAATATCTCAATTTAGCTTCAAAAGGATTCATTTCAAACCTTGCACAAATTCACGGTCCGCAATAATAAGGCCCAATTTAGGACCAACTCGACACATTTTGGAGTTTTCtcttaattgaataatatttatgttttgatatttatttcatttaaaaaatctattattCAATAAATTGATTGCAATTTACATATTTGGGACTAAAGTTTCAGTTTCATTAAAACTAATCTCCAATTTCcaaaagagtaatgctatatcCACAAActatttcataacatttttacaaaatattgatgtggtcaatcttttattagttttcatctaggccaaccattaatattactttttcatttatcaataattactcatcacatcagcagtttgtaaatttttttgtaaaattgtttgtatctctagcattattctttccaaaataaatcaaactaataaatttaaattgaattctttattcaaaataaatcaaactccctttaaaaaaaaaatcaaagtaacaaataatttttttttttaaacaattaataCAAAGCCTTAAATCAGGTTATTCATTTATTTGTGTGCAAATTTATAAACCCATATCGGCCCAACCCAAGTTTCAATGTGCAGAATCTGCAGATAAGGTTcaacaaaacataaatttttttttttttttttttttggggtcttgTTTGGGATTATCGTTAAGGTTCGGTAAGGAATCAACCAAAACAGagtgaattattaaaaataaaaacttaaataaataaaccaaaacagagttaaaacaacatttaaaaaaaaaaaaatttaaaaagtgattAGGGATCAATCATGTTATGTATCAAACTTATATGTTGACAAAACCATAGCGAGACGGAATTCCTTTGTCTAATCAGTAATCATCTTCATAAAAGACGCTTCTAGTTCTAATCAACAGTTTGGTGCAACTATTTTCTTTAGTTGAATCCTTATTTGTTTCATTCCAATAGTCGTATAGAAACTAGTCTCCAGGAATACATAAAACAAGTGTGATAGTAAGAACCCTACAACTAGGAACTCCCAAAGGGGAAGAAGAAAATACAACAAAGTCAGTACTCTGGTTAGCTTCCCTAAACATATGAATAATTTTCTTGCAGCGAAAGCTGTGAAAGAGAGACTTGCAATCATCAATAAGAGAAAACAATACTAGGTTAACTTCAGTGGAATTATtcaaaaatgaaaccaaaatAAGATTATCCAATTCAGCAATCAACCTAATGAATCCCCATAGAAAGAGCTAATTGAAGGCCATCATTAAGGGTGCATAATGCAGATAAATTTCATTGAGTAccatcaaaattaatcaaaaatattgtgacttaaaaattaaatcatatagattttgttaTCATATGAATGTGTATAACTCAACTAGGTTGGTAACAAAAGTAAGTTTATTTCACTTGACAATTGTGAAAGGTCCAGCAGATTTTGCTTAATGAATTTGACAccaaaatagcaaaaaactACAAACTATCAACAGTTAAACTACATTGGACATGGATAGCATTTGCTTATTTACAATAACTAGAAAACCAATCAACAACAATCTAAGATTACAAATTATGATAGAAACTCTAACCATCCACTACTGTTAAAACGAGTACTTTGATATTGTCGAGGATTCAATTTAATCCTCTTCTTGATTCAAATACACACTACATTCATtgacaaatcaataaaaaattcttgaatttgGAAAGCTGGGCCTCTTGCCTCAGCGCCTTTTTCTATGGCTTGAGGTATTTGTCTGGCTAGCCAAGGCTCTAAATGCAAGCGCCTTGCCTTTAGAGTTGGGCTACTAAGCGAGTGCCCAGCTCACCTTTAACTacaatgcaattttttttttttgagagagacaCTTAtattagataaataaataaactaaatcaAAATACAagaggaattttctttttcttgcatattagtatacataaaaaattattaaaaaaaaaaaaatctctctatatGAATCACGTATAGTATTTTGgcataaaaaaacttataaaataactttttaataaTCCTATTAATGAATTGTTGTCATTTTATGTGTTAATATGCATGatttttatgcataaaaaaacttataaaataactttttaataaTCCTATTAATGAATTGTTGTCATTTTATGTGTTAATATGCATGATTTTTATGTGATGACTCTTTTAGTGCACAAACAACTGAAACAAGTCTAGTGTGAAttccctctcaaaaaaaaaagtctagtgTAAATTGGtttatacatataaattttagttaagGATGCCAATTTGAGGtaatacaatttaaaaaatgaagcGTTTTAAGTGAAACTCAATTCAAAATCTATATAGATTTAATTTATAACTACCTCAACTACAAGAATAATTATGTAATTTGCTCTTGATTATGAATGGCAACATTTTTGTAAATGAACCATTCAAAACTCAGGTACTAACCATTGACCAGTGAGATTTGAGAggtaattaacaaaaaatctgtAAGTACGAAATACAATTATGAGAGAAATTGACCGTTTGACATTTTAAGGTGAAAAAATCTGTGGTGATGAGAGAAtctaagaagaaaaaataacgTGCTATTTGTAATATTGATTAGTCTCACTCCAAATGAAGCATTTGATGTTTGACCTTCAAATAATAAGTTGAAATTTATTCTACAGAGTGTTATAATTTAAATGTTTACCTTTAAAgagtaaaaatttacaaaagtaaaaaataaaggaattttctatgaatagaaaataaaaatagagctGACTCACACATTTTGGATCCTAAACAGCATGTACATccatgtttctaaaaattatatgttttatactccaaaaaactaatttatttattttactaactCACTTAACAATGCACCCAACATCTCAAATTGATCTCCATAGTGCCAAGCCACTATTGATCAAAACCCACCAGAGCTCCACCATGCCTAGCTAccgttgatcaaaactcaccaCCACCTTTGATTAACCACCACAGATTCCGACACTGATTCAAGTTTCAAACTCACAACCacccaaaatcaaccacaaaatGACATCAAACACCATTGATCTACACCTTGGAGGATGCGGTGGCAAGGACCCAGAGAAAAGGACAAGACAAAGAGGGGGAAACGAGACACAGAAAGGGAGATTTTGTGAGACTGatagagagaataaaataatatatataattttacaaaCCCAGCAACATTAGTGTGTATATTTCCCCTCTTAGTGTTCGTTGTTGTTTAACACTTTTAGCAATGGCAACTTGGATAAACCAGGTTTTGGGTGTGTGAGTCTAAAATAGCAATTTAGGGGGTTTTACAtcccaatactaatgctctaagtcgacaatttgtcttttcttataatttattttctgtgaaAATGATTAGTTTCTTCCAATTTCTcaacaatattctttgctaaacatttTGTTGTAAAGCCATCAATTTTTAATATTCGTGTGTTTTTAACAATTTTAGCCTCAACTGAATTAATTTCTTTGTACTAATATAATGATGATCATGCCAAATCATGAAATATTAACCATGTCATTGGCATGTTAAATGCATTTCATTCAAAACATGGCCACATTGCTATGTTGATTTTTCATATGTGTGGagcattttaaatataaaataaatttttttttttaagaaaacttaTAAATTCTAAATAGTACCgtttttatcaaacaccttAATTTAGCTATAAACATATTCATTTCAAATCTTGCTCAAATTAATTGTTCGCAATAATAAGGCCTAATTTAGGACCAACTCAACAAATTTTGGAGTTTTCtcttaattgaataatatttatgttttgatttttatttatttaaaaatctatttttcttactttttgagATGCAAGATTactataattatatttttgtgttCAAGGTTCGCTAAGATTctctttttaattgataatatcgCTATTCACTTAATTTTCTTGTGATATAATTAATCTTAAATAGGATGTTAtcgattttaatttttaataacttCTTTTTGTATATGCAAATGTAAAATGTATTGttagttattattttataagcaaaacatgttttagaaaaagaatctagcattttttttcttcataatttaatatgttaatttgactattttcgtctatttataaaaaaatatttaaaagttttaattatgaaaataaatataaacaagtataaattttttttaaaaaaatatcatgtaTGAAATTGTCATTGTATTGTGGGtttcaacaatgaatttgtctaaaaaactattaattccaattttaattttaatataaagagaaacaaagtaaaaattttgggagaatgaaaattttcacaatCTTAAATTGCCACAAACATAATAAAATGTATTAAtagaagggttttttttttttttttttgctaggtaagagactttacttttttaaaattaatttttgcaaTACTAtaagacaaatatatatatatatatatatatatatatatatattttaagggaTCTTCTTCCATTTAGGGGTCTTAGTGGTTGAGCCACcccaaagtaaaaaaatttatcaatactTAGAACATTTTTAACTCTATAGATACTTAGAGCACTTACATTAGAGGATgtgtaataaaaaaagatgtatcaaatttatcaatttttgttcaaaaactACTTGTATCAGACAAGCCCAAATTGTGTAAATATGCATTGTTGTTATAGTAACAGTGTAAATTTAAACTAACacaatttattttgcattttaatttttattctttttttacgtTTCCCAACGATAAAGGGAGAAAGCGGAAGGTTGTTGTTGCTCctaaaaaaagataaacaattttaaaaaatcactaaaatttgatattttaatgaaactAGTTGCTAACCTGTACGATGCACGGGAAACCTATtgactatgaaaaaaaaatccaacaatgaaagaagaatttaaattatcatttatGCAATGTTGTTGATAGTGCCAAACAGCcttaaaaataaacttatagatcataaaaatataattataaattaatatagtaTTGATAACACACCTGAACTTTAATATGTTTAATATAGAACTCTTGATCTAACTTCAAAATAAattctacaaaataggatttttttatttttaaaatcaagttaagaaaatagaaaaactataaTTTCATGAAAGCAATCTTAGAAGAAAGTGAACAAACAATGCTATTTCCATTCAATGACACATATTGAGAGTATATAGGAACAATAACGAAACAACTCAAACTTGTGAGCTActatgagtaaaaaaaaaaaaaaacctttgtgTAGTAGCCTCAATTGATGGCTATTACATACTGGATCTATTTCAACTGAGTTTCAATTCAAgtgtttatctaaaattttaaaattttcatcaatcTTTGGATTGAATTTTTGCATAACTTGGTTAATTGTATAGTCACCCTATTTCTACCCTTAGACACCATAGTAAACACACAACTATGATTAATTTGTCACAaaaggtttatttttttatttttttacagtcACATTATTTCCACCAAAGTTTTAAATTCCGTTTTAAAGATTGTTCCGAATTAGTTGCTGGAACGGAATATTTTGGTATCGGTGTGTGCCAGTGCAACATTTTAGGATTACGCACCaggtatatatttaaatatatatatatatatatatatatatatatataaaataaaattactattatttattattattaagctaaatttttttaattgatttcttcaaaaaaaaagtttaaaaaattattatatataaaattctaatgaaggaacattcaaaaataaatatgctATTATTGTAAATAAGCAAGCATAAAAGGGTATTTGTAAAACATGCAACTTTCCTGGAAACTTTCCAAAAATTCATCATTCCCAAGCACGTGACTCACCGCTCCATATCTCCTCGGCCACTACCCTTCTTCctttcttatttttactttttcattatcACAGAACCTTTTCAAACTCTCTCCTCATCTTTTTTCACCTTCCTTTAATTTAGAGTCTTTAGCCAGAACTCTAACCTTCTTGCCAAATCACAATAGTGTTGAGTACCTCACAACAATCAGACCTACTCATTCCCCATGATCAACTGAGATCAAGTACACGGAATCGAGCAAATCAGCAAATAAGGCTAGCTTTTTATTTTGGCCTAGAAAGAGTATTTTGGCCAAAAtgccaaactttttttttttttttttttcccctcttagaAGATGTGGGTGGTTTTGGTTTGTATTGGGCTTGTGGTATAAAGGGAGATGGGAATGAAAGGAAGCAGAAAGGTCGATCGTGATAGATGAGTGGTGGGGGAATGGCAGAGAGCTATATTGGGTTTGGCTGTGAATCTGCgttttagaggaaggagaaagCTATATTGGGTTTGGCTGTGGATCTGCATTTTGGAGGAAGAAAAGGCAGAGCATCGTGAAAGGGAAAGGCAGAGCATCAAgatttagaaaagttttattacgttttttgtttttttgttttttttttaaattgtgctgatgtggaaaattgcaAGAGCTTCAAAggtttcagttttatatatatatatatatatatatatagatgtatgGAAAATTGATAATGTGATGACCCATTTCAACCCGCTTAATATTAAGCAGGTTGGGTAGACATAAATTCATTCTATTTAACCCGCTtaaaaaaacaccaaattaatattgttataaatttaatacaaacttataacatcaaaataacatcaaagttcaaaataatatcaaatacttaaaacacatagtccaaaaattcaaaataatatcaaaGCACTTAATAATTATTAAGACCTTAACATATACAGTACCactcatctagaaataagttctttgtATCCCAAAATAAGTGCATATActtcaacccaaaatcaaaataacatagttctaTATGAAGGTTTAGAGATTAagggtttgtaaagtttcaatttacaattatatcacttctaagtttttgtaattattcacttttctttttaaatttaaaatataggttagatataaaaagttatttgacaaatttaaaataaaaacaaaattttatttgttatagaACAAGTTAAACGGATTGTGTTAAATGAGTCATTTCGAGTTGACACGAATAAATTGATATGTCAAACATGTCAATTGAACTACATATAAACTCATCCCATCTccaccaaaataaatttttttaattattattactatacCCCCCTCAGCCTTGAAATTCTTGTTCCACCCATGCCTACATGTTTCACAACGAAATCTCCCACTGCACCAGCCATTTTATTATGGCATAGTTGCTTCCAATATACCTGccttaattaatgaaataaataatataatataatataataaatgaaaacagagagagagggagttcttttttttttcttcccttccttttatttttatttttttttatctataaaagAACCCCACTTCGAACTAGATAAGATGAGTATTGCAACGATCATTACTGATAGGAAAAACCTTTGGAACAAGAGAGCATAAAAAACAAAGGCTTTTTTCTGTTATCtacccccacccaaaaaaattaaaaaaaaaaaaatgtgggtgTGTCAAAGAATCAGTTTCTGATTAAATTATTAAcagaaaaattgaagaatttaaTCAATAAAGCAGAGCAAGATTAGCATTATGAAGCGTTTTTGCCTTCTTGAGGTGCTGGAGCTGTCCAATACTGCTTGACTGCCAATAAAATCTTCTCTCTCTGATGGGGTCCCATTTCATGGTCTACAATTCTGCTATCCCATTGCATTGCATCTAATGTGCTCTTTATTTTTACCAAGTAATCTACATCATCTCTGAATATCACACTACCTTCTGGCCTTAAAATCCGATCCATCTCTAAAAGAATATCTTCCATATCACATCTGCAACACAATTAATTTAGTGACCAATTTACAATTCCATAATGTCAAGTAATTGATGTGcaatgatataaataaatatatagtttaagGTCTAATCTCCAAGAAAAATACTATTATTAAGCTAATGTTACCTGTCTTTGTAGAGGCTAAAAACTGAATCAGCATGGATGAAGTCATAAGTACGCGGGTACGTGGACATGGCCTCGCACCTAAGAGAAGACAAGTTATTAGCAGTAATTCTTGCTTGCCAATTACGATGGAGCAGAGGATAGAGTTATTAGCAACAATTACTGAATATAATAACAAACTTctagttaaaattttataatgcaGATAGTTTAACTATGTAATGCAAATTCAATTTGGTGAGGTAggagaaattttttaatataatgttAAGGACAACTTTTTATCAGATATAATTGAACTAATATCACTTTCACTTGAGTCTTATATTGAGtactaatatcacttttattatacataaatcatagagaaatgctatgtctacaacatttctacaacatttttacaacaaatcctaagtggcaagttgttactggttgtttttattggggcaaaaaagtaatcttagtgttagttttaaatttgaaccaataacaactaaccacccatgatttgttgtaaaaatgttgtagacgtagcatctctctaaATCATAACGGGTCATATaaacaattgtgaaaaatatatatacagtGAAAGATAGGGTTTCCTTAAAGATACTGAAATTGTTATTTGTGAAAAGGTTGGTTGTCTTggtatttaaaacaaaacaacaatgaTCCTCTTGGAAGTTTCCAGAAAAGTAAACACAACAATCAAGGATTGCTATCGAatttccttttgctttttgCAGTCGTTTATGTTCTACCTAAAGTATCACACTTCACACATTAGTTTAATAAGCAAAATAAAGCTACTTTCTGAGAAACTTCTTTTATAAGTGCCTTTTAATTGAACTATTGGATAACCTTAataattagagagaaaaaagcaTACCAATTTTGATATGTTCCAATCAATCCACGTTCATAGATGACTCCAAGGGTATTGATCTCAGCCTCAACCGGTACAATGTTCATAACCCACACTGGATCATCAACTAGTGCAGCTGCAAATCCTCCTAAGTAAGAATTCATATCCAGCAAGTTACGGTACCTGCCAGGCTCAGCTAGTTGATAGTCCAAGGTCTTATAATGTGCTACTCTGTTTTTCCATAGCTCTGTATTTTCTGTGAAAGTCTCAGCTGTAATTCCCTTCAAAGTTCCTTCACTAATCCTTGGTGGAATTGAAGTTAGCCTTTCTGGCCATTTTGCTAATGTCCCACCTGACACTTTTTTAATGTCAGAAACTTCAGGAAGTGGGGTCAAACATTTATCCATTTTAGTGTACCTGCAAAAGGAGCGGATGATATTAAACTCATAGGAACAGAGAAAATAATGATTCAATTAGTGCattaaaaatttctttcaaGTTAAGACTTTAAAGTTGCAATCTTTGAAGCTACCAACCAAACAATTAAACAAAGAATGGTGATGGAGTAAAGGTCAAGGCATAAGAAAAGCACCAATACAACAAAAAGTTTAGGGGGTGGTTGGATATGCCAACTTAAGAAAAGCTGCATTTCAAATCAACAAACAGTTAGCTAAGAACGACATCTAATTCCCACTGCCTTTACCACTCAATCGGTTTTGGTATCACTGCTAAAGTGTTCTCTAGCAGTGAGAAGAACCTGCTTTAGCCATTTACTTGAAGATCCTACAAAAAGCAGATTTCAATGGGGCAaccaataattaatatttatttacaaCTAGAAGTcaatcatatattttatttcctcaaaaactcaaaagaaatcaaccaaaaatcaacaaTCAAGCTTAGTCCTAAAATTTTAGGGTCAACTATGCATccttaacaaattaattagggtTGACCACATGTATAGCGGACACTCCAACGTGAATATGTAGTAAAACTATTCATAATAGAGTGACTAAATATTAGTCTGGTCATTAACTTACCAAAACTCTCCCATTTTTTTAGGCTTAGAACCCGACATTAattgaaaaagaacaaaaataacacattaaaattaaaagagcCACATTATTACCAGGCCTTGTCTGGATCCTGTGCCTGGCAGAATTGTGGTTTCTTGAAAACCTTCCTATTGATCTTGCAATGGATATGATTAGTGGGTTTCTGCCAAATAGCAAGGTCATCCTTCTGTTTTAGTTTTTTCCAGCATAGACTTTTTGCTACATTCTCAATACCAGTCTGCTCTGCCTTAAGATCTTGTTGTGTTCTGTTCCAGCCTTTCCAGTGTTTCTCCCAGTTTATTGGTGGCCCAGACAGAATCCAATACCCACCAGGACGTAAAATTCGATCAACTTCAATTAAATAAAGCCCATCTGCACatccataattaaaaaaatttacaagcaagaaaaaaaaatccaaatactaAATGGGGAAATAGTGTAGTTCAGGTAGAAATGAAGAACTTGGGATTACCGTACTGGCCCCAAGGAATGAGGCAACGTGAGCAGTGAGCCATGTCAAAGGCTCTTGAAGGATAAGGAAGCCTAATTGAAGCAAGAACTCCAATCAATGCTGGTACTCCTCGTTCAAGAGCAAATTGGACCTGAGCTTCATGCGTATCTCTTGGTGCAAATGACACTGTCACAATGTTACGTGAAAGAAGATATGCTCCCCAACTAGCAACCTGATTAATTtttaggccaaaaaaaaaaaaatgtcattcatGGGTTTTTTTTAGGTGAAtctaattatttaaacaaaaattaatcacAAGCAAAAGTCATGACTAGTGTGGTTAACGACCTTGATTAAAATATAACTTAAACATGTGGGAAAGTTGAAATTGGTTACAAAGTAACTTGTGAATTAAGAGTGAATGGATGGAGCAGTTACAAAACGCTATGATTATGAGAAGGTTGAGTAATATAATTAAAGACCATATTAATaaagatatattattaatattatgacATTGTGCGTTGAACAAACCAATTTGGTTGGCTCTTTTGTTAGTGCAAGTGTCTTTCCaccaattaagaaaaattaaagtaaataaatttaggttTTTCAAGAATTATTATACTTTACTTCAAATAgaagaatttataatttatttgtgaaacaaattccaaagtttcttgtcctatgaaaaaaagaattaaaaaaaaaaaaaaaaaaacataaaattgatTTTCAGTATCTGTCTTTGACAGGCAAATTCTACCAAACTTCTAGTAGTGAGCTTGGCACAGTACAAAGAAATGGGATTTGATTAGGATTTACCTAAATTACATGGAGCGTCTAAAACATGAATATACACCTAGTTTTGAAAATCCATTGCACCTATCTTACATTTCCTTAAAATAAGCTAATCTCATTAAATACTAGTTTAGCATTgattctatcaaaaaaaaaaacattgacgaaatttatttacttttttttttttttttttttttttgagatgacgaaatttatttactaatttgtctcttgattttcttttattaaccTTTAAGAGTCCAGCAATATATTAAACCTTTTATTAcctaaccaaaattaaaaaataaaaactttacgAGACCAGTCTAGCAATGACAATTGGACCCATATCCATCGAATAAAAACACAGcagaattaaatttatatataaataaatgagatcaacatttaaaacaaaaaatttgagagaaaatggggattaattaatatctttgaggatttatcttttttaatgggacataactttaaaaataaaaataaataaataaatccataGACTTACTGAACAGTGTAAAAGATGCCGCGTTAAATcatcacaatatttaaatattactaaaataaccagagaaatttatataaaatccataacctttattattttattattcacaAAAATTAGAATCAAGGAAAAATCTGAATTCTTCATATCCCATCAACAAAAAGAATTGCTTTTTGTGCACTCCATTGCTTTTTATTTAAGACCTTCTTTAATACTATTCTACAAGTATAGAAAAAGTTTAAACAAGGAaacaaataaattcaataattcatTCCAActcaattttcctttttcataaCCTACTTTCCATCTTTTCGATCCTTTCttatttcaaaatcaaaattcacattaaacaaaaagaagaagaagaattttctCACATGCAAGgctaaaacaatttttgtttaaCAATCTAAGAGCTCATTTGGTAATGttattctagtaacgttgtttgtatttttttaaaataaatatggataaaaaatatatataaaagtatatataatattgttcaaaaactgaaaattattattcaaaattcTATATCAAACGCCCCTAATATTCTATGAAGTTGTTGTCACTTGTCAGAAACCGGTAGAGCAGCCGGTTCATAAAGtcaaaaaaactcataaaaccatgaagatttctttttcctttcataaAACGATGACTATGAGTCATTGACCACTGTTACTCATAAAACAATGACTATGAGTCATTGACCTCTGTtactgcaaaaaaattgaatcaacCACTCGTATATACACAAATACATAtattcatacatatatacacactcATATAATGAAactttaataaaagaaaactaatCTTTAATGAAAGAAACGTAATGGGGAATGAGAATTGTACGTACCCCGCAACCAGTATCAATGGCGGTTCTTATAGAACCATCTTTGAGATTAATCAACCTGGAAATATCATCAATGTACGCATCAGCACCGTTGGGGAACATGGTCCCACCGCCAGGGAACTTGAACCGGTCTTTCTCGAACCGGACCCAATTCTGTTTCTTCTTCTCGAACGTTAACCATTTATGGGGCACGTTAGCGTACCAAACGTTTTCTCTGCTCTCAGGCCAGTGAAACGGCGCCGTGTAGCCATGCGGGGCTGAGACGCGACACTTGAGAACCTCGTTGGGTTCAGGGCAGTGTCTCTCTCGATATATCAACATGTTTCTGTCGAACTTCAGGGACCTTTTGGCGTCCTCGCATGGCGTGTACTCTGAGAGTTTGGGATCGCAGGGTGGGAGGTGGAGGACACGCGCCGCCGTGGGTGGTGGGTCTGCGGCCATGTGGTGGGCCCTGAAGTCGAGTGTGACGGCGGCGGATCTTGTGGCGATGAGGGGTTGGAGGGAACATTGGGTCGCGGCGCcggcggaggaggaggaggtgatgGGGATGGGGATGATGGTGGAGTGGGTCCAGATTCCGATGAGGTAGAAGAAGGAACAGAGGACGGCTATGAAGGTGAggcaataaagattggctcttTGGGTGTTGAAGAACCAGAGATGGTACAGTGGGTTTGGACAAGCCATCGAGACCAAATTTACCAAACCAAACCCCtctatgtgagagagagagagagagagagagagagagtagcgTACGACTCTGTGTTTGTGTCtgtgacaaatatatatatagagagagagaaaatgagagagacgACTTACCAATTGAATTTTCCAtgctttgattttattttgtttttttctttttggaaattaCATAAAGAGGATTTAAGTTTATACCATTTTCTAGATTACATACCAAATATTTCAGGTTCAGGTTATCAATTTAAGTCTTGAAAAAAGTATTATactctgtttgttttgttgagtGTTCGT
This genomic window contains:
- the LOC126697004 gene encoding probable methyltransferase PMT16, yielding MACPNPLYHLWFFNTQRANLYCLTFIAVLCSFFYLIGIWTHSTIIPIPITSSSSAGAATQCSLQPLIATRSAAVTLDFRAHHMAADPPPTAARVLHLPPCDPKLSEYTPCEDAKRSLKFDRNMLIYRERHCPEPNEVLKCRVSAPHGYTAPFHWPESRENVWYANVPHKWLTFEKKKQNWVRFEKDRFKFPGGGTMFPNGADAYIDDISRLINLKDGSIRTAIDTGCGVASWGAYLLSRNIVTVSFAPRDTHEAQVQFALERGVPALIGVLASIRLPYPSRAFDMAHCSRCLIPWGQYDGLYLIEVDRILRPGGYWILSGPPINWEKHWKGWNRTQQDLKAEQTGIENVAKSLCWKKLKQKDDLAIWQKPTNHIHCKINRKVFKKPQFCQAQDPDKAWYTKMDKCLTPLPEVSDIKKVSGGTLAKWPERLTSIPPRISEGTLKGITAETFTENTELWKNRVAHYKTLDYQLAEPGRYRNLLDMNSYLGGFAAALVDDPVWVMNIVPVEAEINTLGVIYERGLIGTYQNWCEAMSTYPRTYDFIHADSVFSLYKDRCDMEDILLEMDRILRPEGSVIFRDDVDYLVKIKSTLDAMQWDSRIVDHEMGPHQREKILLAVKQYWTAPAPQEGKNAS